The Deinococcus malanensis DNA window TCCTGATCTCGCTGGGCCATTCCCGCTCCGGTGCGTTCCGGAGCAAATGCACTGCGTGGATCGGCGGTCGACATGCTGGCGCCGGTGGCACTGTTTGTACCGGTGCTGTAAGGGCTGGCCTCGTGCTGGGGGTCGGACTGGCGGGTCCCGGTCCCGCCCCTGACATGCTGCATGTCCGCACCAAAGGGACCGCTGCCTTCGTCGTGGTGCTCTTCAACCGCTTCGGTGTCCGGGGGCTCAGGCTGCTTCAGGGCGCTGCCAGCGGGTTCCTGGCGACTCGGTATGGGCAGGTCATCATGTTCCATTTCAGCCTCCCGGGCGCATCACATTGTTGCGCCTTCCGGCTCACTGTTGCGGGGAAGCAGGCTGGTGAACTGTCAGCCGGGCCGCCAAGTCGAAATGAGTAAAGAAACGATGGGCTTCCGGGGCTGTGCTTTTCGTTTGATATGGAGAGGTTCGCCTACACTGGCGGCACGTCAAAACACATTCCGGGAGGCTGGCTTTGAAACCGTCTGACACCGAAGTAGTTATTAATGCGTCCGCGTACCCGGCCCGGGTCGGTGAACCGCTGATCGATGTCCTCAACCGCTCGGGTGTGGAGTTGCCGCAGGTCTGTTATCACCCTCAGCTGGGGCCGATCCAAACCTGTGATACCTGCATCATCCAGGTCAACGGCGAGCTGACCCGGGCCTGCGGCACCACCGTGACCGCCGGCATGCGGGTCTCCACCGAGACCATGGAAGCCCGCCAGGCACGCGTGAGCGCCTTCGACAAGATTCTGGGCAACCACCTGCTGTACTGCACGGTCTGCGACAACAACAACGGCAACTGCGTGGTGCACAACACCACCGCCCTGATGAAGGTGCAGCATCAGGTCACGCCCTACCATCCCAAGCCTTACCTGAAAGACGAGACCAATCCGTTCTACCGCTATGACCCGGACCAGTGCATCCTGTGCGGACGCTGCGTGGAGGCCTGCCAGAACCTGCAGGTCAACGAGACCCTGACCATCAACTGGGAAGACCCGCATCCGCGCGTCCTGTGGGACGGGGGGCGGCCGATCAACGAGTCGAGCTGCGTGAGCTGCGGCCACTGTGTCACGGTGTGTCCCTGCAACGCGCTGATGGAAACGTCCATGCTGGGCGAGGCCGGGCTGATGACCGACATGCCGCTGCCCGTGTTCCAGCAGGCGGTGGACCTCGTCAAGGCCGCCGAGCCCAGCATCGGCTACGGACCGATCCTGACGCTGTCGGACACCGAAGCGGCGATGCGTGACCAGAGCATCGAACGCACCAAGACGGTCTGCACCTACTGCGGCGTGGGCTGCAGCTTCGAGGTCTGGACCAAGGAGCGCCACATCCTCAAGATCGAGCCCACGCACGGGCCGGCCAACGGCGTCTCCACCTGCATCAAGGGCAAGTTCTCGTGGGATCACATCAACAGTGAAGAGCGCGTCACCACTCCGCTGATCCGTGAAGGGGACTGGTTCCGGCAGGCCAGCTGGGAAGAAGCGCTGGCACTGATCGCCCGCAAGTTCACCGAGACCCGCCGTCAGTACGGCCCGGACGCGCTGGCCTTTATCGCCTCCTCGAAGTGCACCAACGAGGACTCGTGGATGATGCAGAAACTGGCCCGCGCAGTGATCGGCACCAACAACATGGACAACTGCTCGCGCTACTGCCAGTCGCCGGCCACCATGGGCCTGTGGCGCACCGTCGGCTACGGCGGTGACAGCGGCAGCATCACGGATATCGAGCAGGCCGGGCTGGTCATCGGCATCGGCACCAACACGGCCGAGTCCCACCCGGTGCTGGCCACACGTGTCAAACGCTCGCATAAACTGCGCGGTCAGCGCCTGATTGTGGCCGACCTTCGCGAGCACGAGATGGCCCAGCGTGCCGACCTGTTCGTGCAGCCCCGGCCAGCTACCGACTTTGTGTGGCTTACGGGTGTGACCAAGTACATCCTGGACGAGGGGCTGGAAGACAAGGCGTTTATCAGCCAGTGGGTCAACGGTCTGGACGAATACCGTCAGAGCATCGACCGCTACACGCTGGCCTATGCCGAGGAAGTGACAGGCATCCCGGAGGCGGCCCTGCGCCAGATCGCGCACGAAATCGTGCAGGCCGACGGCACCTGCATCATGTGGGCCATGGGCGTGACCCAGCAGTGCGGCGGCAGCGAGACCTCCACCGCCATCAGCAACCTGCTGCTCGTGACCGGCAATTACATGCGCCCCGGGGCCGGCTCCTACCCGCTGCGCGGCCACAACAACGTTCAGGGCGCTTCGGACATGGGCGCTATGCCCGGCTTTGTGGGCGGCTACCAGAAGGTGGACGATCCCGAGGTGCGCGCAAAATTCGAGGCGAAGTGGGGCGTGCCGCTCCCGACCACCAAGGGCCTGGACAACCACGAGATGGTGCATGCCGTGCACGAGGGCACCCTGCGCGTGATGTACCTCAAGGGCGAGGAAATGGCCATCGTGGACTCCAACGTCAACTATGTGGACGAGGCCTTTGAGAAGCTCGATTTCTTTGTCGTGCAGGACATGTTCTTCACACGCACGGCCCAGTTTGCCGACGTCGTGCTGCCTGCCAGCCCAAGCCTGGAAAAGGACGGCACCTTTACCAACACCGAGCGGCGCATCCAGCGGCTGTACAAGGCCTTGGAGCCTATGGGTGACAGCAAGCCCGACTGGGAGATCATTCAGCTGGTCGCCAATGCCCTGGGTGCGAACTGGAACTACCGCCACCCGAGCGAGATCATGGAGGAAATCGCCAGCCTGGTGCCGCTGTACGCCGGCGTGACCTACGAGCGGCTGGAGGGCTTCAAGTCGCTGCAGTGGCCGGTCCTCCCCGACGGCAGCGACACGCCGCTGCTGTTTACCGAGGGCTTCCCGTTCCCGGACGGCAAGGCGCGGCTGTACCCGGCGGAATTCGTTCCACCTGTGGAGGTCAGCAACGCCGAGTACGACCTGCACTTCAACAACGGGCGCATGCTCGAGCACTTCCACGAGGGCAACATGACCTTCAAGTCTCCTGGTGTGTCGAGCAAGGTACCCGGCACCTTCGTGGAGGTCTCGCCGGAACTCGCCTCCGAACGCGGACTGGAAAGCGGCCGGTTCGTGCGGCTGGTCTCGCGCCACGGGGCGGTGCGGGTGCCGGTGGTCGTCACCAGCCGGGTGCAGGGCAAGCAGCTGTATATGCCCATGAACACCCAGGACGCCCATCAGGCGGTCAACCGACTGACCGGCAGCCACACCGACCTGAGCACCCACACGCCCGCGTACAAGGACACCGCCGTGCGGATGGAGATTCTGCCGGAAATGGGGCCCCATCCGCTGCCGCGCAGCAACCACCGCTACGGCCAGCCCACGCCGCAGCGCGGCGTGGAGGTCGAACGCAAATGGCAGCGCAGCGACTACCTGTTCCCGGGCGCACAGCCCGACCGGGCAGCGGTCGCCCACAGAACCGCACCGGACTTGGTGGGAGGAGATGACTGATGGCCAGGCCCGTCGAATTTGATCCCCGCGTGCTGCTGCCCACGCCCCATGACCGCGTGGCGGCCAGCACGGCCGAGAGTGCGGACGCACTGGCTGAAGCGCTCGAACTCCTGCGCGAACTGCACGAGCACAAGATTCTGCACACGCTGTTACGGGTCGTGCAGGGCGGTCAGGGGCTGTCGGTCCATGCCCTGGAGGTTCTGAACGAGCCGGGCAGCGTACGGGCCGTGCGTAACATGCTGGAACTGGTCAAGGTGCTGGGCAGCGTCGAGCCTGAAGCG harbors:
- the fdhF gene encoding formate dehydrogenase subunit alpha translates to MKPSDTEVVINASAYPARVGEPLIDVLNRSGVELPQVCYHPQLGPIQTCDTCIIQVNGELTRACGTTVTAGMRVSTETMEARQARVSAFDKILGNHLLYCTVCDNNNGNCVVHNTTALMKVQHQVTPYHPKPYLKDETNPFYRYDPDQCILCGRCVEACQNLQVNETLTINWEDPHPRVLWDGGRPINESSCVSCGHCVTVCPCNALMETSMLGEAGLMTDMPLPVFQQAVDLVKAAEPSIGYGPILTLSDTEAAMRDQSIERTKTVCTYCGVGCSFEVWTKERHILKIEPTHGPANGVSTCIKGKFSWDHINSEERVTTPLIREGDWFRQASWEEALALIARKFTETRRQYGPDALAFIASSKCTNEDSWMMQKLARAVIGTNNMDNCSRYCQSPATMGLWRTVGYGGDSGSITDIEQAGLVIGIGTNTAESHPVLATRVKRSHKLRGQRLIVADLREHEMAQRADLFVQPRPATDFVWLTGVTKYILDEGLEDKAFISQWVNGLDEYRQSIDRYTLAYAEEVTGIPEAALRQIAHEIVQADGTCIMWAMGVTQQCGGSETSTAISNLLLVTGNYMRPGAGSYPLRGHNNVQGASDMGAMPGFVGGYQKVDDPEVRAKFEAKWGVPLPTTKGLDNHEMVHAVHEGTLRVMYLKGEEMAIVDSNVNYVDEAFEKLDFFVVQDMFFTRTAQFADVVLPASPSLEKDGTFTNTERRIQRLYKALEPMGDSKPDWEIIQLVANALGANWNYRHPSEIMEEIASLVPLYAGVTYERLEGFKSLQWPVLPDGSDTPLLFTEGFPFPDGKARLYPAEFVPPVEVSNAEYDLHFNNGRMLEHFHEGNMTFKSPGVSSKVPGTFVEVSPELASERGLESGRFVRLVSRHGAVRVPVVVTSRVQGKQLYMPMNTQDAHQAVNRLTGSHTDLSTHTPAYKDTAVRMEILPEMGPHPLPRSNHRYGQPTPQRGVEVERKWQRSDYLFPGAQPDRAAVAHRTAPDLVGGDD
- a CDS encoding DUF1641 domain-containing protein, which translates into the protein MARPVEFDPRVLLPTPHDRVAASTAESADALAEALELLRELHEHKILHTLLRVVQGGQGLSVHALEVLNEPGSVRAVRNMLELVKVLGSVEPEALTSVTGALSDGLKEGARRVQAGERAGLGELLSLARDPDVGLALGALVGVLRGFGKSLRERSAEGSPPHGPHS